The DNA window GGTTTTGTGACTTGAAAAAATATTTTTTTACTTTCGATTCAGTTTAGAAAGTAATCTTAAAAACTCAATATAAAGCCATACTAATGTGATGATTAAGCCCATTGCGGCGAACCATTCCATGAATTTGGGCATTTTTTGTTCGACCCCTTTTTCCATTCGGTCAAAATCCAAAAATAAATTTAAAGCTGCGATAACAATTACAAAAACGCTGATGCCTATGCTCATCATCGAATTTCCGTAATGTACCGGTTCAAAACTTGTAAACATGGAAAACAACCACGAAATGATATAATAGGTTGCGATAGCAAGTGTTGCAGCAACCACCACCGATTTGAATTGCTCGGTTACTTTTACAATTTTGAATTTATACAATCCCAAACAAACAGCAAAGGTTACAAAGGTAGCTCCAACTGCCTGGATGACAATTCCGGGATGTCGTGCCTCAAAAATTGCAGAAACACCTCCTATAAACAAACCTTCGAACAAAGCATAGCCGGGAGCCAAAACAGGCGAATATTGTGGTTTAAACGATGCAATTAATACCAAAATCAAACCCACAATAGCTCCTCCAATAGTAGGCAACATAGGGTTCATCCCGTTGAAAGCCATCCACCAAACCACTATGGCAGATGCGGTAAGTAATAAAAAGAGGATTACTGTTTTATTGATTGTCCCGGACAAAGTCATGTCTTGGTTGTAATCAATAAGCGTAGCTTGATGCACTTCATCATTTTTTGGAGCAGAAGTAGCCGTAAATGATTTATTGTTAAAAAATGGATTTTTCGATTCGAATGCCATAGTATATAATTTTTATTTTTACCAAAGATAGCTTAAATTGTAAATTCAATCCAAAAAAAATCCGCCTTGTTTATGATCTAAACAGGCGGATTGTTTTAAAAATAGTCGATTTTCTATGAAATTTCAGAAACTCTCAAAGTGTTGACCATTCCTTTATCTTTTAAAGGCATTGCCGCCAAGTTGATAAGGAAATCTCCTTTGGTTACATAACCGTGTTCTCTTGCGATTTCATTGACATCTGAAATGGTATCGTCGGTACTTTTCATTTTATCATAAAAATAGGATTTTACGCCCCATAATAAATTGAGTTGGGTCAGGATTCTTTTATTTGATGTAAATACCAGAATATGAGCCGATGGTCTCCAAGCCGAGATTTGGAAAGCAGTATAACCACTATTGGTCAAAGTACAAATGGCTTTGGCTTCGATAATGTTGGCGGTAAGCGCGGCGTGATGACAAATTGTTTTGGTAATAAAACGATTGGTTCTGACTTGTGGTGTGTTTTGAGGCACTTTGATAAGCGGAGAATCTTCAACGGCTTCTAATATTTGAGTCATTTTTTCGATCACCTGCACAGGATATAAACCCGTTGCGGTTTCTCCAGAAAGCATTACGGCGTCTGCGCCATCCATGACCGAGTTGGCCACGTCATTTACTTCGGCACGGGTTGGTGTTAGGCTATTAATCATAGTTTCCATCATTTGAGTGGCAACAATGACAGGGATACGTGCGGTTTTTGCTCTAAGAATCAATTCTTTTTGTACCAATGGCACTTCGTGAGCAGGAAGTTCTACCCCTAAGTCCCCACGAGCCACCATCAGGGCATCACAATAGGCCACAATTTTGTCAATATTGACTAAAGCTTCTGGCATTTCAATTTTGGCAACAATCGGAATTTTTTCATCTGAATGTTTGGCAATTAATTCTTGTAGGTCTTGAAGGTCACGAGGTGTTTTTACGAAGGAAAGCGCAATCCAATCTACTTTTTGCTCGATGGCAAAAATAGCATCTGCAATATCTTTCTCAGTAAGCGCGGGAAGTGATATTTTAGTATTCGGAAGATTAACCCCTTTTTTAGATTTCAATTCTCCTCCTTGAATTACTTTTGCGATAACCTCGGTCTTTTTGTCTGTTGATACGATTTCAAAAATAAGTTTACCATCATCAAGCAATATGCGCTCTCCGGGATTTACATCATTAGGGAAATTTTGGTATTTCATAAAAACTCTTTGTGCAGTTCCTATGATATCCTCGGCTGTTGTGAAGTTGATCAGATCACCGTCATTGACAACTACACCTTCTTCCATTACTCCTACTCGAAGTTTTGGCCCTTGTAAATCGGCTAAAAGCGCAGTGGTATAACCAAATTCTTCGTTAAGATCTCTAACTATTTGTACTCTCTCTTTTACATCATTATAATCAGCATGCGAAAAATTGATTCTAAACACGTTTACACCTGCATCAATCATGTCTTTTATGATTTCTCTGGTACTACAAGCAGGTCCAAGAGTGGCTACAATTTTTGTTTTTTTGTTTGTTGACATTAATATTAAAAAATTAAATTATTTTTCGATTTTATTTTATTTTTATCGACAGCATAGGCGGTCGCAACATTTTCGATGGTATTGATCAGATGCTGAATTTTTGCAAGAATCACTTCATCTGTTGTATTCTCTATTTTTAGAAAATAATCTACTTTTTTAAACTCTGGAAGCAAATAGACCTTGGTCGAAACTTCTATCGTTTGATTTGAAAACAAATTTTGACTGTTTTCGTTTTTTTGTTGAATTACTTCATTTTTATTTTGAATCAAATTCCAAGTGATTTCATTTTCTTTATCATAATATGAAAATCTAGAAAAGTTAGTCTCTCCTTCTTTGATATTAATATGAATTTCCTCCTTGTTTTTGCCCAAGTTAATAGGCAATTTTTGATTTATAAAATAGGCTAATCTATAATCTTCTAATGAAGTATGAATAGCAACTAGATGATACTCAATTTCATCAAAATCTTCAAAATCTAATTTATGAAGCGCCATTTTATGAAAAAAATAAGTTGTAAAGATAGCATTTCTATTGTAGAGTAGGGCTTAAATTAAATCAGTTTTAACGGTTTTATCTGCGAAAACGATATAGATTTAAGAAATTTCGCTATTTAATATCGATTTTTTTTTGAAATGCAAAATAAGCTCTTTGGGATGCTTTTTCTTCGGCTTTCTTCTTTGAAGTTGCCCTTGCTTTGGCAATGACCTTATCATCGATGCTAAGTTTCACCCCAAAAAAGCGTTGGCCATCAATTCCGTTGTCATCAAAAATATCATAATGAAACTGTTTTTTTTCCTTTTGACACCATTCTATCACAAGGCTTTTGTAGCTAATCACTTTGCCTTCGAGCCTAGCGATGTCGACATACGGAATGATAACTCTTTTTTGAATAAACTTCTCGCAATACTCATATCCTCTGTCGAGATAAATGGCACCAACCAAGGATTCAAAAATGTTACCATGAATATTTTCGCCAAAATGTTGCACCGGAACCTTGCTTTCTATAAAACGAACCAAATTCAAATCTTTACCCAATTCGTTTAGATGTTCTCTGCTCACAATTTTAGAACGCATTTTTGTCAAGTAGCCTTCGTCACCAGTGGGAACTTTGTTGAATAAATGAGCTGCAATAACGGAACTTAGCATCGCGTCGCCAAGAAATTCTAATCGTTCATAATTGATGGCATTTCCTTTTTCGTCTAATTTATTGGAAGAACGATGCGTAAAAGCTTTCTTAAAATGGTTGAGTTCGATAGGTACAAAGCCTAAAATTTCGCTTATAGCATCAAAAAAAATCCCGTCTTCAAGAGAACGGGATTTAGAAAATATTTTTTTTATTAGTCTCATTCTGCTAATTAGATGTCTAGTTTTTTAACTAATACACAAGCATTATGACCTCCAAATCCAAAAGTGTTGCTCATCAAAACTTTTACGTCTCTTTTTTGCGCTACATTGAAGGTGAAGTTTAGCTTATTGTCAATGCTCTCATCATCAGTAAAATGATTGATTGTTGGAGGAACGATACCGTGTTTTATCGAAAGTATTGATGAAATCGTTTCAATCGCACCAGCAGCACCTAATAAATGACCAGTCATTGATTTAGTAGAATTCAAATTCATGGTATAGGCATGTTCTCCGAAAACGTGTAATATGGCTTTAGATTCTGCAATATCTCCTAGCGGGGTCGATGTTCCGTGCATATTTACACCATCAACGTCAGTCGGATTTAGTCCAGCGTCTCTCAAACAGTTTAGCATTACATTTTTGGCTCCAAATCCTTCCGGATGAGGTGCTGTAATATGATGCGCATCGGCAGACATTCCGCCACCACCTATTTCGCAATAAATTTTTGCGCCACGTGCTACAGCATGTTCGTATTCTTCAAGAATCAAAGCTCCTGCACCTTCGCCAAGCACAAAACCATCACGGTCTGCATCCATAGGTCTTGAAGCAGTTTTAGGGTCGTCATTTCTGGTAGAAAGAGCGTGCATGGCATTGAAACCACCCATTCCTGCGATAGTAACTGCGGCTTCAGAACCACCAGTTACAATAACGTCGGCATGCCCTAATCGAATGTAATTGAAAGCATCGATAATTGCGTTTGTAGAGGAAGCACAAGCCGAAACGGTTGTGAAATTCGGGCCTCTAAATCCGTATTTGATAGAAATATGACCACCAGCAATATCGGCAATCATTTTTGGTATAAAGAAAGGATTGAATTTTGGCGTTCCGTCACCTTTAGAATACTCCAGAACTTCATTTTGAAAAGTTTCTAATCCACCAATACCAGATCCCCAAATAACACCTACTCGGTCTTTATCTAATTTGTCCAAATTGAAAGCGGCATCATTTACGGCTTCTTCTGCTGTTACAATAGCATATTGTGCATAGCGGTCCATTTTTCTGGCTTCTTTGCGATCAATGAAATCTTCAACGGTGAAGTTTTTTACTTCGCAAGCAAATTGTGTTTTATGTTTAGAAGCATCATAATGAGTTATCGTTGCTGCTCCACTGATACCGTTAACCAGACCGTTCCAATACTCTTGAATATTATTCCCAATAGGAGTAAGCGCTCCTAAACCTGTTACTACAACTCTCTTTAATACCATAACTACGGTTTTTATCTATTTTCAACAAATAAAACCCACGCTTCTTTTTTTGCATTAAAATTACAAAAGAGCCATGGGTGTTTAAATATTAAATATGTTTTTGATTGAAATTCAATCGAATTTTAGTTTTTTAAAATAATAACACCCAACTTTTAGAAATTCCACGTTTTAAAATTACAAACCCCAATAATTGGAATTTGTTTTTTATCAATTGGGATTTATTAAAAATTGGGTGTTTTTTATTATTTCTTAGCTTCTTCGATATAAGAAATCGCTTGACCTACAGTAGCAATGTTTTCGGCTTGGTCGTCTGGAATTTGGATATCAAATTCTTTTTCGAATTCCATGATAAGTTCTACTGTGTCCAATGAATCTGCTCCTAA is part of the Flavobacterium nackdongense genome and encodes:
- a CDS encoding Bax inhibitor-1/YccA family protein — translated: MAFESKNPFFNNKSFTATSAPKNDEVHQATLIDYNQDMTLSGTINKTVILFLLLTASAIVVWWMAFNGMNPMLPTIGGAIVGLILVLIASFKPQYSPVLAPGYALFEGLFIGGVSAIFEARHPGIVIQAVGATFVTFAVCLGLYKFKIVKVTEQFKSVVVAATLAIATYYIISWLFSMFTSFEPVHYGNSMMSIGISVFVIVIAALNLFLDFDRMEKGVEQKMPKFMEWFAAMGLIITLVWLYIEFLRLLSKLNRK
- the pyk gene encoding pyruvate kinase; translation: MSTNKKTKIVATLGPACSTREIIKDMIDAGVNVFRINFSHADYNDVKERVQIVRDLNEEFGYTTALLADLQGPKLRVGVMEEGVVVNDGDLINFTTAEDIIGTAQRVFMKYQNFPNDVNPGERILLDDGKLIFEIVSTDKKTEVIAKVIQGGELKSKKGVNLPNTKISLPALTEKDIADAIFAIEQKVDWIALSFVKTPRDLQDLQELIAKHSDEKIPIVAKIEMPEALVNIDKIVAYCDALMVARGDLGVELPAHEVPLVQKELILRAKTARIPVIVATQMMETMINSLTPTRAEVNDVANSVMDGADAVMLSGETATGLYPVQVIEKMTQILEAVEDSPLIKVPQNTPQVRTNRFITKTICHHAALTANIIEAKAICTLTNSGYTAFQISAWRPSAHILVFTSNKRILTQLNLLWGVKSYFYDKMKSTDDTISDVNEIAREHGYVTKGDFLINLAAMPLKDKGMVNTLRVSEIS
- a CDS encoding IPExxxVDY family protein, whose product is MALHKLDFEDFDEIEYHLVAIHTSLEDYRLAYFINQKLPINLGKNKEEIHINIKEGETNFSRFSYYDKENEITWNLIQNKNEVIQQKNENSQNLFSNQTIEVSTKVYLLPEFKKVDYFLKIENTTDEVILAKIQHLINTIENVATAYAVDKNKIKSKNNLIF
- the rnc gene encoding ribonuclease III, coding for MRLIKKIFSKSRSLEDGIFFDAISEILGFVPIELNHFKKAFTHRSSNKLDEKGNAINYERLEFLGDAMLSSVIAAHLFNKVPTGDEGYLTKMRSKIVSREHLNELGKDLNLVRFIESKVPVQHFGENIHGNIFESLVGAIYLDRGYEYCEKFIQKRVIIPYVDIARLEGKVISYKSLVIEWCQKEKKQFHYDIFDDNGIDGQRFFGVKLSIDDKVIAKARATSKKKAEEKASQRAYFAFQKKIDIK
- the fabF gene encoding beta-ketoacyl-ACP synthase II produces the protein MVLKRVVVTGLGALTPIGNNIQEYWNGLVNGISGAATITHYDASKHKTQFACEVKNFTVEDFIDRKEARKMDRYAQYAIVTAEEAVNDAAFNLDKLDKDRVGVIWGSGIGGLETFQNEVLEYSKGDGTPKFNPFFIPKMIADIAGGHISIKYGFRGPNFTTVSACASSTNAIIDAFNYIRLGHADVIVTGGSEAAVTIAGMGGFNAMHALSTRNDDPKTASRPMDADRDGFVLGEGAGALILEEYEHAVARGAKIYCEIGGGGMSADAHHITAPHPEGFGAKNVMLNCLRDAGLNPTDVDGVNMHGTSTPLGDIAESKAILHVFGEHAYTMNLNSTKSMTGHLLGAAGAIETISSILSIKHGIVPPTINHFTDDESIDNKLNFTFNVAQKRDVKVLMSNTFGFGGHNACVLVKKLDI
- a CDS encoding acyl carrier protein, giving the protein MSDIASRVKAIIVDKLGVDENEVVTEASFTNDLGADSLDTVELIMEFEKEFDIQIPDDQAENIATVGQAISYIEEAKK